In a single window of the Osmerus eperlanus chromosome 2, fOsmEpe2.1, whole genome shotgun sequence genome:
- the LOC134038642 gene encoding receptor tyrosine-protein kinase erbB-2-like: MKLALPSSEQNHYQTLKLLYCGCQVVHGNLEITHLHGQPDLSFLQGIVEVQGYALVAHVSVGMIPLDSLRIIRGSQLFNNSYALAVVDNTAAGAGLRTLRLRNLTEEQGRVCDPLCSGGCWGPGPRQCVSCSASQRGVECVEECHLYQGSDGSLCGVCHSECRPINGSASCHGPGPHQCAECLHLQDGGVCVSRCPSGVKEEQGTVWKYRNASGHCLSCNTNCTLSCTEMDERGCPVHSQTG, encoded by the exons ATGAAGCTGGCACTGCCCTCCAGTGAGCAGAACCACTACCAGACCCTGAAGCTGCTCTACTGTGGCTGCCAGGTCGTCCACGGCAACCTGGAGATCACACACCTGCACGGCCAGCCAGACCTATCCTTTTTGCAG GGCATCGTGGAGGTGCAGGGGTATGCGCTGGTGGCTCATGTGTCAGTGGGCATGATCCCCTTGGACAGCCTTCGCATCATCAGGGGCAGCCAGCTGTTCAATAACTCCTACGCCCTCGCCGTGGTGGACAACACAGCCGCAGGGGCGGGGCTTAGGACCCTGCGCCTCCGCAACCTGACAG aggAGCAGGGCCGTGTGTGTGACCCCCTGTGTTCGGGGGGGTGCTGGGGCCCCGGGCCCCGACAGTGCGTCTCCTGCTCAGCCTCCCAGCGAGgagtggagtgtgtggaggagtgtcaCCTCTACCAAGG ctct gacgGCTCTCTCTGCGGCGTCTGTCACTCAGAATGTCGACCAATCAATGGCTCCGCTTCCTGCCATGGCCCG gggcCCCACCAGTGTGCGGAGTGTCTGCACCTGCAGgacgggggagtgtgtgtgtcgcgcTGCCCCAGCGgggtgaaggaggagcagggcacCGTCTGGAAGTACAGGAACGCCAGCGGGCACTGTCTGTCCTGCAACACCAACTGCACGCTCTC GTGCACGGAGATGGATGAGAGAGGCTGTCCAGTTCACTCCCAGACAGGGTGA